One window of Balearica regulorum gibbericeps isolate bBalReg1 chromosome 10, bBalReg1.pri, whole genome shotgun sequence genomic DNA carries:
- the USP19 gene encoding ubiquitin carboxyl-terminal hydrolase 19 isoform X4 has product MSSSTNAPGQRRVSRGLDDATNKKKQKDRANQESREVSRPELKQAETAQEKDSEEELLLDWKQNADEIIVKLNLGSGALKVEDVDAAFTDTDCVVKLPDGRQWSCQFYEEIESSCSKVQCKKGNFLQLVLQKKIPLHTWSSLLKRRKDGSKELAKGAACWENGKEKAASAELAPEEPRAEGAELPRSRREPSNPKRAPGRSEALGGKSPASPGMQSGPSAKRAVYVKVAPTEEEPNARVTGSVEPSKGHSGRAGSRRNGRANQIDAPTAIADLAPPLEKAVVLAKETVPVEIPPLATTTEVFPHRVATCLEKRVLQPGSPAEALRGRDCTSVLGETSKAVPVATPPLGRDGEKRDWSKDDVALEAAADEPEPFVSLTFVKNDSYEKGNDLVVVHVYVKEIHKETSRVLFREQDFTLVFQTSDTNFLRLHPGCGPHTVFRWQVKLRNLIEPDQCTYNFTVSRIDVCLKKRQSQRWGGLEAPATRGAVGGAKVAMPTGPTPLDKNPPGSNQHPLSNKEEARGSDKEKPRVEDGGLDGVAARTAPEHVAVKQEPHIPSPKPTCMVPPMTHSPVSTESVEDDEDEDEKKKVCLPGFTGLVNLGNTCFMNSVIQSLSNTRELRDYFHDRSFESEINYNNPLGTGGRLAIGFAMLLRALWKGTHHAFQPSKLKAIVASKASQFTGYAQHDAQEFMAFLLDGLHEDLNRIQNKPYTETVDSDGRPDEVVAEEAWQRHKMRNDSFIVDLFQGQYKSKLVCPVCSKVSITFDPFLYLPVPLPQKQKVLTVYYFAKEPHKKPIKFLVSISKENSSAMEVLDSVAHSVHVKPENLRLAEVIKNRFHRMFLPSNSLDTVSPTDLLLCFEVLSPELAKERVVELQVQQRPQVPSGPVAKCAACQKKQLPEDEKLRRCTRCYRVGYCNVACQKTHWPDHKALCRPENIGFPFLISVPESRLTYARLAQLLEGYARYSVSVFQPPFQLGRMSPEQGLQPLLPDKLEPLAKSSCAAATSAPEPGDGDRASSFLQEPPLSPAVPELHPEPGDTGTVRSKVLAARSSLLSLDSGFSEHMESQGDSCCEKEPSYERALKPEAAIPGYQHTPDSLSARATQFYINKIDAANREHKLEDKGDTPLELTDDCSLALVWKNNERLKEFVLVESKELECVEDPGSASEAARAGHFTLEQCLNLFTKPEVLAPEEAWYCPKCKQHREASKQLMLWRLPNVLIIQLKRFSFRSFIWRDKINDMVDFPVRSLDLSKFCIGRKGEQQLPMYDLYAVINHYGGMIGGHYTAYARLPNDKNSQRSDVGWRLFDDSTVTTVDESQVVTRYAYVLFYRRRNSPVERPLPGQPPDHRAEHTPSAEAAASQELEAEEQELQLEAPQRPARNSWRPRGQKRSPGTPQHPDEGCVRYFVLATTAAIVALFLNVFYPLIYQTRWR; this is encoded by the exons ATGTCCAGCAGCACCAATGCCCCTGGCCAGAGGAGAGTGTCTCGGGGCTTGGACGATGCCACCAACAAGAAGAAGCAGAAGGATCGAGCTAaccaggagagcagggaag TGTCTCGCCCTGAGCTCAAGCAGGCTGAGACTGCCCAGGAGAAGGACTCAGAGGAGG agctgctgctggactgGAAGCAGAATGCTGATGAGATCATTGTCAAGCTGAACTTGGGCAGCGGCGCTCTGAAAGTGGAGGATGTAGATGCTGCTTTCACCGACACGGATTGTGTGGTCAAACTACCAG ACGGGCGCCAGTGGAGCTGTCAGTTCTACGAGGAGATTGAGAGCTCATGCAGCAAAGTCCAGTGCAAGAAGGGCAATTTTCTACAGCTTGTGCTGCAGAAGAAGATCCCACTGCATACCTGGTCTTCACTTCTG aagagaaggaaagacgGATCCAAAGAGCTGGCCAAAGGGGCTGCATGCTGGGAGAACGGGAAGGAAaaggctgcttctgcagaactGGCCCCTGAAGAGCCCAGGGCTGAAGGTGCAGAGCTGCCAAGGTCCCGGCGGGAGCCCTCCAACCCCAAGCGTGCTCCGGGAAGAAGCGAGGCCCTGGGAGGAAAAAGCCCAGCCAGCCCAGGGATGCAGAGCGGCCCCAGTGCCAAGCGGGCAGTATACGTCAAAGTGGCTCCCACTGAAGAGGAGCCAAATGCCAGAGTCACTGGGAGCGTGGAGCCCAGCAAAGGGCACAGCgggagggcaggcagccgcCGCAATGGCAGAGCCAACCAGATCGATGCACCGACAGCCATTGCAGACCTTGCACCGCCACTGGAGAAG GCTGTGGTTTTGGCCAAGGAGACTGTTCCCGTGGAGATACCACCTCTTGCGACTACCACAGAGGTCTTTCCCCACCGTGTTGCCACCTGCTTGGAGAAGAGAGTCTtgcagccaggcagccctgcTGAGGCCTTGCGGGGCCGGGACTGCACGTCTGTTCTGGGAGAGACCTCTAAGGCTGTCCCAGTGGCCACTCCTCCCCTGGGCAGAGACGGTGAGAAAAGGGACTGGTCCAAGGACGACGTGGctctggaagcagcagctgatg AGCCAGAGCCTTTTGTGAGCCTGACCTTCGTCAAGAATGACTCATATGAGAAGGGCAATGACTTGGTGGTGGTACACGTCTACGTGAAAGAGATCCACAAGGAGACGTCCAGGGTGTTGTTCCGGGAGCAGGACTTCACGCTGGTGTTCCAGACAAG CGACACAAACTTCCTCCGCCTCCATCCTGGCTGTGGGCCCCACACAGTGTTCCGGTGGCAGGTGAAGCTCAG GAACCTTATTGAGCCAGACCAGTGCACATACAACTTCACGGTGTCTCGCATCGATGTCTGCCTGAAGAAACGCCAGAGCCAGcgctggggggggctggaggctCCAGCCACACGAG GTGCAGTGGGTGGTGCAAAGGTTGCCATGCCTACAGGCCCTACCCCTCTGGACAAGAACCCCCCAGGCAGTAACCAGCACCCCCTGTCCAACAAGGAGGAGGCCCGAGGCAGTGACAAAGAGAAGCCACGTGTGGAAGATGGGGGTCTGGATGGCGTGGCAGCCCGTACGGCCCCAGAGCACGTGGCAGTGAAGCAAGAGCCGCACATCCCCTCG CCTAAACCGACATGCATGGTGCCACCAATGACACATAGCCCTGTGAGCACGGAGAGCGTGGAGgatgatgaggatgaggatgagaagaagaaagtgtGCCTGCCTGGCTTCACGGGGCTGGTGAACTTGGGCAACACCTGCTTCATGAACAGCGTCATCCAGTCCCTGTCCAACACCCGGGAGCTGCGCGACTATTTCCATG ATCGATCCTTTGAGTCGGAAATCAACTACAACAACCCGCTGGGGACGGGGGGACGCCTGGCCATTGGCTTTGCCATGCTGCTGCGAGCGCTGTGGAAGGGCACGCAccatgccttccagccctctAAACTGAAG GCAATCGTGGCCAGCAAGGCCAGCCAGTTCACTGGCTATGCCCAGCACGACGCTCAGGAGTTCATGGCCTTCCTGCTCGATGGCTTGCATGAGGACCTCAACCGGATCCAGAACAAGCCCTACACGGAGACCGTTGACTCAGATGGGAGGCCTGATGAG GTGGTAGCTGAGGAGGCCTGGCAGCGACACAAAATGAGAAACGACTCTTTCATTGTGGACCTCTTCCAGGGCCAGTACAAATCCAAGCTGGTGTGCCCAGTGTGTTCCAAG GTTTCCATCACCTTTGACCCCTTCCTGTACCTCCCCGTGCCCCTCCCGCAGAAGCAGAAGGTGCTGACTGTCTACTACTTTGCAAAGGAGCCGCACAAGAAACCCATCAAG TTCCTTGTGAGTATCAGCAAGGAGAACTCCAGTGCCATGGAGGTACTTGACTCAGTGGCCCACAGTGTACACGTGAAACCAGAGAACCTGCGCCTGGCAGAG GTGATTAAGAATCGCTTCCACCGTATGTTCCTGCCATCCAACTCGCTGGACACGGTCTCCCCCACggacctgctgctctgctttgaggtgctgtccccagagctggctAAGGAGCGGGTGGTGGAGCTGCAGGTCCAGCAG CGTCCACAGGTGCCTAGCGGCCCTGTCGCCAAGTGTGCGGCCTGCCAGAAGAAGCAGCTGCCGGAGGATGAGAAGCTCAGGCGCTGCACGAGGTGCTATCGAGTCGGTTACTGCAACGT GGCATGTCAGAAAACACACTGGCCAGACCACAAGGCTTTGTGCCGCCCCGAGAACATTGGTTTCCCCTTCCTCATCAGTGTGCCAGAATCCCGTCTCACCTACGCCCGCCTggctcagctgctggagggCTACGCAAG GTACTCTGTCAGCGTGTTCCAGCCTCCGTTCCAGCTGGGCCGGATGTCACcggagcaggggctgcagcctctgctcccgGACAAGCTGGAGCCCCTGGCCAagagcagctgtgcagcagccaCCTCTGCCCCTGAGCCGGGGGATGGGGACAGAGCTTCCAGCTTCCTGCAGGAGCCCCCACTCTCGCCAGCTGTGCCTGAGCTGCACCCAGAGCCAGGGGACACCGGCACAGTCCGGAGCAAGGTTCTGGCAGCAAGAAGTTCCCTCTTGAGTTTGGATTCAGGCTTCTCCGAGCACATGGAGTCGCAGGGCGACAGCTGTTGCGAGAAGGAGCCGTCCTATGAGAGAGCCCTCAAGCCAGAAG CTGCCATTCCTGGGTACCAACACACTCCAGACTCGCTGAGTGCCCGTGCCACGCAGTTCTACATCAACAAGATCGATGCTGCCAACCGTGAGCACAAGCTGGAAGATAAAG GTGACACCCCCCTGGAGCTGACAGATGACTGCTCCCTCGCCCTGGTATGGAAGAACAACGAGCGCCTCAAGGAGTTTGTGTTGGTGGAGTCCAAGGAGCTGGAGTGCGTGGAGGACCCAGGCTCGGCCAGCGAAGCAGCCCGGGCTGGTCACTTCACCCTGGAGCAATGCCTCAATCTCTTCACCAAGCCCGAAGTCCTGGCCCCAGAGGAAGCGTG GTACTGCCCCAAGTGCAAGCAGCACCGTGAGGCCTCCAAGCAGCTGATGCTGTGGCGCCTGCCCAACGTCCTCATCATCCAGCTCAAGCGCTTCTCATTCCGCAGCTTTATTTGGAGGGACAAGATCAACGACATGGTGGACTTCCCCGTCCG GAGCCTGGACCTGAGCAAGTTCTGCATTGGCCGGAAGGGCGAGCAGCAGCTGCCCATGTATGACCTGTATGCTGTGATCAACCACTATGGAGGCATGATTGGGGGGCACTACACAGCGTACGCCCGCCTGCCCAACGACAAGAACAGCCAGCGCAGCGACGTGG GCTGGCGGCTCTTTGACGACAGTACGGTCACCACTGTGGATGAGAGCCAGGTGGTAACCAGATACGCGTATGTCCTCTTCTACCGCCGGAGGAACTCTCCTGTGGAGAGACCCCTGCCAGGGCAACCCCCAGACCACCGAGCCGAGCACACCCCCTCTGCCgaagctgctgccagccag GAACTGGAGGCTGAAGAACAAGAACTGCAGCTCGAGGCACCCCAAAGGCCTGCAAGAAACTCCTGGAGGCCCCGTGGCCAGAAGCGGAGTCCGGgtaccccccagcacccagacGAAGGCTGCGTCAGATACTTCGTCTTGGCCACCACGGCCGCAATTGTCGCTCTCTTCCTGAACGTCTTCTACCCGCTCATTTACCAGACCCGCTGGAGATAG
- the USP19 gene encoding ubiquitin carboxyl-terminal hydrolase 19 isoform X2, which translates to MSSSTNAPGQRRVSRGLDDATNKKKQKDRANQESREVSRPELKQAETAQEKDSEEELLLDWKQNADEIIVKLNLGSGALKVEDVDAAFTDTDCVVKLPDGRQWSCQFYEEIESSCSKVQCKKGNFLQLVLQKKIPLHTWSSLLRRKDGSKELAKGAACWENGKEKAASAELAPEEPRAEGAELPRSRREPSNPKRAPGRSEALGGKSPASPGMQSGPSAKRAVYVKVAPTEEEPNARVTGSVEPSKGHSGRAGSRRNGRANQIDAPTAIADLAPPLEKAVVLAKETVPVEIPPLATTTEVFPHRVATCLEKRVLQPGSPAEALRGRDCTSVLGETSKAVPVATPPLGRDGEKRDWSKDDVALEAAADEPEPFVSLTFVKNDSYEKGNDLVVVHVYVKEIHKETSRVLFREQDFTLVFQTSDTNFLRLHPGCGPHTVFRWQVKLRNLIEPDQCTYNFTVSRIDVCLKKRQSQRWGGLEAPATRGAVGGAKVAMPTGPTPLDKNPPGSNQHPLSNKEEARGSDKEKPRVEDGGLDGVAARTAPEHVAVKQEPHIPSPKPTCMVPPMTHSPVSTESVEDDEDEDEKKKVCLPGFTGLVNLGNTCFMNSVIQSLSNTRELRDYFHDRSFESEINYNNPLGTGGRLAIGFAMLLRALWKGTHHAFQPSKLKAIVASKASQFTGYAQHDAQEFMAFLLDGLHEDLNRIQNKPYTETVDSDGRPDEVVAEEAWQRHKMRNDSFIVDLFQGQYKSKLVCPVCSKVSITFDPFLYLPVPLPQKQKVLTVYYFAKEPHKKPIKFLVSISKENSSAMEVLDSVAHSVHVKPENLRLAEVIKNRFHRMFLPSNSLDTVSPTDLLLCFEVLSPELAKERVVELQVQQRPQVPSGPVAKCAACQKKQLPEDEKLRRCTRCYRVGYCNVACQKTHWPDHKALCRPENIGFPFLISVPESRLTYARLAQLLEGYARYSVSVFQPPFQLGRMSPEQGLQPLLPDKLEPLAKSSCAAATSAPEPGDGDRASSFLQEPPLSPAVPELHPEPGDTGTVRSKVLAARSSLLSLDSGFSEHMESQGDSCCEKEPSYERALKPEAAIPGYQHTPDSLSARATQFYINKIDAANREHKLEDKGDTPLELTDDCSLALVWKNNERLKEFVLVESKELECVEDPGSASEAARAGHFTLEQCLNLFTKPEVLAPEEAWYCPKCKQHREASKQLMLWRLPNVLIIQLKRFSFRSFIWRDKINDMVDFPVRSLDLSKFCIGRKGEQQLPMYDLYAVINHYGGMIGGHYTAYARLPNDKNSQRSDVGWRLFDDSTVTTVDESQVVTRYAYVLFYRRRNSPVERPLPGQPPDHRAEHTPSAEAAASQASLIWQELEAEEQELQLEAPQRPARNSWRPRGQKRSPGTPQHPDEGCVRYFVLATTAAIVALFLNVFYPLIYQTRWR; encoded by the exons ATGTCCAGCAGCACCAATGCCCCTGGCCAGAGGAGAGTGTCTCGGGGCTTGGACGATGCCACCAACAAGAAGAAGCAGAAGGATCGAGCTAaccaggagagcagggaag TGTCTCGCCCTGAGCTCAAGCAGGCTGAGACTGCCCAGGAGAAGGACTCAGAGGAGG agctgctgctggactgGAAGCAGAATGCTGATGAGATCATTGTCAAGCTGAACTTGGGCAGCGGCGCTCTGAAAGTGGAGGATGTAGATGCTGCTTTCACCGACACGGATTGTGTGGTCAAACTACCAG ACGGGCGCCAGTGGAGCTGTCAGTTCTACGAGGAGATTGAGAGCTCATGCAGCAAAGTCCAGTGCAAGAAGGGCAATTTTCTACAGCTTGTGCTGCAGAAGAAGATCCCACTGCATACCTGGTCTTCACTTCTG agaaggaaagacgGATCCAAAGAGCTGGCCAAAGGGGCTGCATGCTGGGAGAACGGGAAGGAAaaggctgcttctgcagaactGGCCCCTGAAGAGCCCAGGGCTGAAGGTGCAGAGCTGCCAAGGTCCCGGCGGGAGCCCTCCAACCCCAAGCGTGCTCCGGGAAGAAGCGAGGCCCTGGGAGGAAAAAGCCCAGCCAGCCCAGGGATGCAGAGCGGCCCCAGTGCCAAGCGGGCAGTATACGTCAAAGTGGCTCCCACTGAAGAGGAGCCAAATGCCAGAGTCACTGGGAGCGTGGAGCCCAGCAAAGGGCACAGCgggagggcaggcagccgcCGCAATGGCAGAGCCAACCAGATCGATGCACCGACAGCCATTGCAGACCTTGCACCGCCACTGGAGAAG GCTGTGGTTTTGGCCAAGGAGACTGTTCCCGTGGAGATACCACCTCTTGCGACTACCACAGAGGTCTTTCCCCACCGTGTTGCCACCTGCTTGGAGAAGAGAGTCTtgcagccaggcagccctgcTGAGGCCTTGCGGGGCCGGGACTGCACGTCTGTTCTGGGAGAGACCTCTAAGGCTGTCCCAGTGGCCACTCCTCCCCTGGGCAGAGACGGTGAGAAAAGGGACTGGTCCAAGGACGACGTGGctctggaagcagcagctgatg AGCCAGAGCCTTTTGTGAGCCTGACCTTCGTCAAGAATGACTCATATGAGAAGGGCAATGACTTGGTGGTGGTACACGTCTACGTGAAAGAGATCCACAAGGAGACGTCCAGGGTGTTGTTCCGGGAGCAGGACTTCACGCTGGTGTTCCAGACAAG CGACACAAACTTCCTCCGCCTCCATCCTGGCTGTGGGCCCCACACAGTGTTCCGGTGGCAGGTGAAGCTCAG GAACCTTATTGAGCCAGACCAGTGCACATACAACTTCACGGTGTCTCGCATCGATGTCTGCCTGAAGAAACGCCAGAGCCAGcgctggggggggctggaggctCCAGCCACACGAG GTGCAGTGGGTGGTGCAAAGGTTGCCATGCCTACAGGCCCTACCCCTCTGGACAAGAACCCCCCAGGCAGTAACCAGCACCCCCTGTCCAACAAGGAGGAGGCCCGAGGCAGTGACAAAGAGAAGCCACGTGTGGAAGATGGGGGTCTGGATGGCGTGGCAGCCCGTACGGCCCCAGAGCACGTGGCAGTGAAGCAAGAGCCGCACATCCCCTCG CCTAAACCGACATGCATGGTGCCACCAATGACACATAGCCCTGTGAGCACGGAGAGCGTGGAGgatgatgaggatgaggatgagaagaagaaagtgtGCCTGCCTGGCTTCACGGGGCTGGTGAACTTGGGCAACACCTGCTTCATGAACAGCGTCATCCAGTCCCTGTCCAACACCCGGGAGCTGCGCGACTATTTCCATG ATCGATCCTTTGAGTCGGAAATCAACTACAACAACCCGCTGGGGACGGGGGGACGCCTGGCCATTGGCTTTGCCATGCTGCTGCGAGCGCTGTGGAAGGGCACGCAccatgccttccagccctctAAACTGAAG GCAATCGTGGCCAGCAAGGCCAGCCAGTTCACTGGCTATGCCCAGCACGACGCTCAGGAGTTCATGGCCTTCCTGCTCGATGGCTTGCATGAGGACCTCAACCGGATCCAGAACAAGCCCTACACGGAGACCGTTGACTCAGATGGGAGGCCTGATGAG GTGGTAGCTGAGGAGGCCTGGCAGCGACACAAAATGAGAAACGACTCTTTCATTGTGGACCTCTTCCAGGGCCAGTACAAATCCAAGCTGGTGTGCCCAGTGTGTTCCAAG GTTTCCATCACCTTTGACCCCTTCCTGTACCTCCCCGTGCCCCTCCCGCAGAAGCAGAAGGTGCTGACTGTCTACTACTTTGCAAAGGAGCCGCACAAGAAACCCATCAAG TTCCTTGTGAGTATCAGCAAGGAGAACTCCAGTGCCATGGAGGTACTTGACTCAGTGGCCCACAGTGTACACGTGAAACCAGAGAACCTGCGCCTGGCAGAG GTGATTAAGAATCGCTTCCACCGTATGTTCCTGCCATCCAACTCGCTGGACACGGTCTCCCCCACggacctgctgctctgctttgaggtgctgtccccagagctggctAAGGAGCGGGTGGTGGAGCTGCAGGTCCAGCAG CGTCCACAGGTGCCTAGCGGCCCTGTCGCCAAGTGTGCGGCCTGCCAGAAGAAGCAGCTGCCGGAGGATGAGAAGCTCAGGCGCTGCACGAGGTGCTATCGAGTCGGTTACTGCAACGT GGCATGTCAGAAAACACACTGGCCAGACCACAAGGCTTTGTGCCGCCCCGAGAACATTGGTTTCCCCTTCCTCATCAGTGTGCCAGAATCCCGTCTCACCTACGCCCGCCTggctcagctgctggagggCTACGCAAG GTACTCTGTCAGCGTGTTCCAGCCTCCGTTCCAGCTGGGCCGGATGTCACcggagcaggggctgcagcctctgctcccgGACAAGCTGGAGCCCCTGGCCAagagcagctgtgcagcagccaCCTCTGCCCCTGAGCCGGGGGATGGGGACAGAGCTTCCAGCTTCCTGCAGGAGCCCCCACTCTCGCCAGCTGTGCCTGAGCTGCACCCAGAGCCAGGGGACACCGGCACAGTCCGGAGCAAGGTTCTGGCAGCAAGAAGTTCCCTCTTGAGTTTGGATTCAGGCTTCTCCGAGCACATGGAGTCGCAGGGCGACAGCTGTTGCGAGAAGGAGCCGTCCTATGAGAGAGCCCTCAAGCCAGAAG CTGCCATTCCTGGGTACCAACACACTCCAGACTCGCTGAGTGCCCGTGCCACGCAGTTCTACATCAACAAGATCGATGCTGCCAACCGTGAGCACAAGCTGGAAGATAAAG GTGACACCCCCCTGGAGCTGACAGATGACTGCTCCCTCGCCCTGGTATGGAAGAACAACGAGCGCCTCAAGGAGTTTGTGTTGGTGGAGTCCAAGGAGCTGGAGTGCGTGGAGGACCCAGGCTCGGCCAGCGAAGCAGCCCGGGCTGGTCACTTCACCCTGGAGCAATGCCTCAATCTCTTCACCAAGCCCGAAGTCCTGGCCCCAGAGGAAGCGTG GTACTGCCCCAAGTGCAAGCAGCACCGTGAGGCCTCCAAGCAGCTGATGCTGTGGCGCCTGCCCAACGTCCTCATCATCCAGCTCAAGCGCTTCTCATTCCGCAGCTTTATTTGGAGGGACAAGATCAACGACATGGTGGACTTCCCCGTCCG GAGCCTGGACCTGAGCAAGTTCTGCATTGGCCGGAAGGGCGAGCAGCAGCTGCCCATGTATGACCTGTATGCTGTGATCAACCACTATGGAGGCATGATTGGGGGGCACTACACAGCGTACGCCCGCCTGCCCAACGACAAGAACAGCCAGCGCAGCGACGTGG GCTGGCGGCTCTTTGACGACAGTACGGTCACCACTGTGGATGAGAGCCAGGTGGTAACCAGATACGCGTATGTCCTCTTCTACCGCCGGAGGAACTCTCCTGTGGAGAGACCCCTGCCAGGGCAACCCCCAGACCACCGAGCCGAGCACACCCCCTCTGCCgaagctgctgccagccag GCTTCTCTGATCTGGCAGGAACTGGAGGCTGAAGAACAAGAACTGCAGCTCGAGGCACCCCAAAGGCCTGCAAGAAACTCCTGGAGGCCCCGTGGCCAGAAGCGGAGTCCGGgtaccccccagcacccagacGAAGGCTGCGTCAGATACTTCGTCTTGGCCACCACGGCCGCAATTGTCGCTCTCTTCCTGAACGTCTTCTACCCGCTCATTTACCAGACCCGCTGGAGATAG